A window from Primulina eburnea isolate SZY01 chromosome 2, ASM2296580v1, whole genome shotgun sequence encodes these proteins:
- the LOC140822725 gene encoding ribose-phosphate pyrophosphokinase 4-like isoform X1 encodes MERPKKKQVFLFYCEEAEELARNVATQSDLIRLQSINWRSFDDGFPNLFIKNAHDIRGQHVAFLASFSSTAVIFEQLSVIYALPMLFAASFTVVLPFFPTGSFERIEEEGDVATAFTLARMLSNIPISRGGPTSLVIYDIHALQERFYFSDTILPLFETGIPLLKQRLHRLPETEKAVVAFPDDGAWKRFHKLLDQFPMVICNKVREGDKRIVRIKEGNPSGCHVVIVDDLVQSGGTLIECQKVLASHGAAKVSAYVTHAVFPKKSWDRFVHKSEDLEKAFTHFWITDSCMNTVNAISNKPPFEVLSLAGSIADALQI; translated from the exons ATGGAGAGACCAAAGAAGAAGCAAGTGTTCCTCTTCTACTGTGAGGAGGCTGAGGAATTGGCGCGTAACGTAGCTACTCAATCGGACCTCATTCGGCTTCAATCCATTAACTGGAG GAGCTTCGATGATGGATTTCCAAATCTTTTCATAAAGAATGCACATGACATTCGAGGCCAGCATGTTGCCTTTTTAGCATCTTTCAGTTCAACTGCAGTAATTTTTGAACAGCTTTCGGTGATCTATGCACTTCCTATGTTGTTTGCTGCGTCGTTTACTGTGGTGCTACCTTTCTTTCCAACTGGTTcctttgaaagaattgaagaggAAGGAGATGTTGCCACAGCATTTACCTTGGCTAGAATGCTATCAAACATTCCTATCTCAAGGGGTGGTCCCACCAGTTTAGTTATCTATGATATACATGCTTTGCAG GAAAGATTTTATTTTAGCGACACTATTTTGCCCTTGTTTGAGACTGGGATCCCACTCTTGAAGCAGCGGCTTCACCGGCTTCCTGAAACTGAGAAGGCGG TTGTTGCGTTTCCAGATGATGGAGCTTGGAAACGATTCCACAAGCTGTTGGATCAGTTTCCTATG GTTATTTGCAACAAGGTTCGTGAAGGGGACAAAAGAATAGTTAGGATAAAAGAGGGTAATCCGTCTGGATGCCATGTTGTCATTGTTGATGACTTGGTGCAATCTGGTGGGACCCTAATTGAGTGTCAG AAAGTGTTGGCTTCTCACGGTGCAGCAAAGGTGAGTGCCTACGTAACTCATGCCGTGTTTCCAAAGAAGTCTTGGGATCGCTTTGTTCACAAGAGTGAAG ACTTGGAGAAGGCGTTCACCCATTTCTGGATCACGGATTC
- the LOC140822725 gene encoding ribose-phosphate pyrophosphokinase 4-like isoform X2, with protein MERPKKKQVFLFYCEEAEELARNVATQSDLIRLQSINWRSFDDGFPNLFIKNAHDIRGQHVAFLASFSSTAVIFEQLSVIYALPMLFAASFTVVLPFFPTGSFERIEEEGDVATAFTLARMLSNIPISRGGPTSLVIYDIHALQERFYFSDTILPLFETGIPLLKQRLHRLPETEKIVVAFPDDGAWKRFHKLLDQFPMVICNKVREGDKRIVRIKEGNPSGCHVVIVDDLVQSGGTLIECQKVLASHGAAKVSAYVTHAVFPKKSWDRFVHKSEDLEKAFTHFWITDSCMNTVNAISNKPPFEVLSLAGSIADALQI; from the exons ATGGAGAGACCAAAGAAGAAGCAAGTGTTCCTCTTCTACTGTGAGGAGGCTGAGGAATTGGCGCGTAACGTAGCTACTCAATCGGACCTCATTCGGCTTCAATCCATTAACTGGAG GAGCTTCGATGATGGATTTCCAAATCTTTTCATAAAGAATGCACATGACATTCGAGGCCAGCATGTTGCCTTTTTAGCATCTTTCAGTTCAACTGCAGTAATTTTTGAACAGCTTTCGGTGATCTATGCACTTCCTATGTTGTTTGCTGCGTCGTTTACTGTGGTGCTACCTTTCTTTCCAACTGGTTcctttgaaagaattgaagaggAAGGAGATGTTGCCACAGCATTTACCTTGGCTAGAATGCTATCAAACATTCCTATCTCAAGGGGTGGTCCCACCAGTTTAGTTATCTATGATATACATGCTTTGCAG GAAAGATTTTATTTTAGCGACACTATTTTGCCCTTGTTTGAGACTGGGATCCCACTCTTGAAGCAGCGGCTTCACCGGCTTCCTGAAACTGAGAAG ATAGTTGTTGCGTTTCCAGATGATGGAGCTTGGAAACGATTCCACAAGCTGTTGGATCAGTTTCCTATG GTTATTTGCAACAAGGTTCGTGAAGGGGACAAAAGAATAGTTAGGATAAAAGAGGGTAATCCGTCTGGATGCCATGTTGTCATTGTTGATGACTTGGTGCAATCTGGTGGGACCCTAATTGAGTGTCAG AAAGTGTTGGCTTCTCACGGTGCAGCAAAGGTGAGTGCCTACGTAACTCATGCCGTGTTTCCAAAGAAGTCTTGGGATCGCTTTGTTCACAAGAGTGAAG ACTTGGAGAAGGCGTTCACCCATTTCTGGATCACGGATTC